A portion of the Homalodisca vitripennis isolate AUS2020 chromosome 2, UT_GWSS_2.1, whole genome shotgun sequence genome contains these proteins:
- the LOC124356044 gene encoding C-type lectin 37Db-like isoform X2, with protein sequence MINISHFYTLPQCISNVDCDERLACIDLKCQDPCPGPCHGNVTCEVLDHVPYCSCKPGFSGSPFTGCQRASPGNCSTTGIKVYKVERFIKVNWFAAIVHCQSHGWRLATIDSKEENDLIKEEIRKTRIRNNRFWTSGTNYAHGDWIWMVSGMPLPESTDWEPGEPNNAGDEHCIEFYEKNGNGYMWNDRGCFDEIYPICESFE encoded by the exons ATGATAAACATTTCTcatttttaca CTTTACCTCAATGCATATCCAACGTCGACTGCGATGAAAGATTGGCCTGTATCGACCTAAAATGTCAAGATCCATGTCCTGGACCCTGCCATGGTAACGTCACCTGTGAGGTCCTTGATCATGTACCGTACTGTTCCTGCAAGCCTGGCTTCTCCGGCAGCCCCTTCACTGGATGTCAACGAG CTTCACCAGGAAACTGTTCAACAACTGGTATAAAAGTGTACAAGGTGGAGCGTTTCATTAAG GTCAACTGGTTTGCTGCGATAGTTCATTGCCAGTCACACGGGTGGAGGTTAGCTACAATAGATTCCAAGGAGGAGAATGACTTGATCAAAGAAGAAATCCGTAAAACAA GAATACGAAATAATCGGTTCTGGACTTCCGGTACAAATTATGCCCATGGAGACTGGATCTGGATGGTTTCTGGGATGCCCCTGCCAGAGAGTACGGACTGGGAGCCTGGTGAACCCAACAATGCTGGGGATGAACACTGTATCGAGTTCTATGAGAAGAATGGAAACGGCTACATGTGGAATGATAGAGGTTGTTTCGATGAGATATATCCGATATGTGAATCTTTTGAATAG
- the LOC124356044 gene encoding C-type lectin 37Db-like isoform X1: MSASDVNFALLGVLWFCLIVHVTCASDQSDSSLALPQCISNVDCDERLACIDLKCQDPCPGPCHGNVTCEVLDHVPYCSCKPGFSGSPFTGCQRASPGNCSTTGIKVYKVERFIKVNWFAAIVHCQSHGWRLATIDSKEENDLIKEEIRKTRIRNNRFWTSGTNYAHGDWIWMVSGMPLPESTDWEPGEPNNAGDEHCIEFYEKNGNGYMWNDRGCFDEIYPICESFE, translated from the exons ATGAGTGCCTCAGATGTGAACTTCGCCTTGTTAGGAGTTTTGTGGTTCTGTTTGATTGTTCATGTCACCTGTGCCTCTGATCAAAGTGACAGCTCTTTGG CTTTACCTCAATGCATATCCAACGTCGACTGCGATGAAAGATTGGCCTGTATCGACCTAAAATGTCAAGATCCATGTCCTGGACCCTGCCATGGTAACGTCACCTGTGAGGTCCTTGATCATGTACCGTACTGTTCCTGCAAGCCTGGCTTCTCCGGCAGCCCCTTCACTGGATGTCAACGAG CTTCACCAGGAAACTGTTCAACAACTGGTATAAAAGTGTACAAGGTGGAGCGTTTCATTAAG GTCAACTGGTTTGCTGCGATAGTTCATTGCCAGTCACACGGGTGGAGGTTAGCTACAATAGATTCCAAGGAGGAGAATGACTTGATCAAAGAAGAAATCCGTAAAACAA GAATACGAAATAATCGGTTCTGGACTTCCGGTACAAATTATGCCCATGGAGACTGGATCTGGATGGTTTCTGGGATGCCCCTGCCAGAGAGTACGGACTGGGAGCCTGGTGAACCCAACAATGCTGGGGATGAACACTGTATCGAGTTCTATGAGAAGAATGGAAACGGCTACATGTGGAATGATAGAGGTTGTTTCGATGAGATATATCCGATATGTGAATCTTTTGAATAG